The Lacticaseibacillus rhamnosus DNA window TTTTTTACAAAAATAGAATAAATATCGGTTGTTATTATTAGCTTTTAAAACCAGTTATCCGTATAATTGACACTAGGTTAAGGGGGAGATCCCGCCGATTTCTATGTTGATATGTAAGAAGGAACACTGGGGAGTGATAAGTGTGCGAAAGGAGCAGCAAACGCTACGGATTTTGGGGGATAAAGTCCGCTACTATCGTAAGTTGAAAGGCCTATCTCAGGCGGAACTGGCAGCAAATATCTGTACGCAAGCTACCATTAGCCTCATTGAGAAGCGGAACAAAGTACCAAGCATGAATATTCTGATGCGGCTTATTAGTCGACTGGGTATTCAACTCGATGATATTGTCGTTGAGCATCATGATCGGGCTCAACAAATGCTTAATGCGATTGATTATCAGATTCACCATCACCAATATGCAATCGCTGCAGACAATCTGAGCAAAATTCGGTTCGAAAAGATTAAGAATGAAGACGATCAGAAACGGTATTACTACTACCAAGGTATTGTTGAGTTATTCAAGAACAATGCCCCTGATGAATCCATCTACTTTTTTGGTCGGGTCTTAAGCCCGCTTGTTAATTCGGAACGGGATTTATACGGTATTCTAGCCACGCTTGGCTTAGGCTTAGCATATGCGGACAAGCATACCTTTGATCGTTCGCGGGTCTATATTGATCAAGCGCTACGAATGTTGAAGCATGTACCATTGTCCGACAGCAAATATCTCGATATTGAGTTGACGATTTATTGGCATATTGCCCGCGTTTACTATGAGTTAAGTGACTTCAAGGCCGTTTTGAAGTATGCCGATCATGGGATTCGCGAAGCAGTTAAGCACGATAAACTGTTTTTGCTTGACGAACTGTTTACCCTAAAAGCTCGTGCCATGAAACTACTGGGCGATCCACAGGCAGATAAGATTTACCAAATCGCGATTGCCTTTGCTGAAGTCAGCGGTTCAACAACATTAGCTGCTGGGTTAAGTGCAGAGATGGCAGCGCAGAAGCCCAATATTGAAACTGCATAATCCGGTTATGCGGTGATGTTTAAAAATACCTGAGATAGTCGTCTTGCAGCATCGTTGCTGCAGCTGACGACATTCTCAGGTATTTTTTGGTGCGGTCCGGCATCTTTGCCGAGGCGCAAGATGACATGATTAACTTACAAAAGTAGTTCGTTCTTGATTAAAACATTTATATGATGAAGTCGTTGATTTAACTAATCATTTGGTTCGTGTGGGGTAGGCTTTTTTGTACTTGCTAGAGCCGGCTTGTTTGATAAATCGGTCCGAACCACCAGGACGTCGCATAAGGCGTTTCGGGTGACATATTCGGTTACCGAACCAATAAGCAGACGTTCAACGGCATTTAACCCTGTAGCCCCAATCATAATGAGATCAATATTCTTAGCTTTGGGGATGTCGCGGGCGATGATTGTTTTTGGCGCGCCGTACTCAATACTGAAACTGACCTTTTCTAGTCCCGCTTTTTTGGCCTGATCGACGTAACCTTCCATGGTGGTCTTGGCATTTTCCGTAACTTGTTCAACCATTGCGGAATCAAAACTCGAAACATTTTGAAACGCTCGGGTATCAACAATATGAATGAGAATTAGTTCTGCTTGATTTCGTTTTGCAACGGCAACTGCTTTTTTGAACGCTAGCTCGGCTTCATATGAGCCATCGATCGCAACCAAAATATGTTGATATTGTTGTAACATTCCTCATCACCTCTACCTTCATTGTACTTGATTCCATCATGAAATTAAATGAAAAGCGTTTCACAACTTGATCTGGGTAAGACTGATAAAAATGAAAATGGTGGCCAGAAAAGCCCCACTGACCAGAATCACCAGATTTGCCCAAGTTGGGAAGGCTAATCCTCCAATAATGGCAAAGACACCGACCACCGTAAAAAGAACCGTAAAGATCTTCAAAAAACGGGTAAGGGCTGGGGCTGGTTTTTTGATCATTAAAAAGTTTTGGTTGCGGTGACGCCATGTATAGGCGGCTAAGGCAAATACGAAAAGCGCATAGATGCTCATTAAAATGAGTGTCACGGGTAAAATCCCTCCTAGCTGTTTGGTTCTATTATGCCACAGTGAGTGGGAGTGCTGGTGGAGATTTTTGTGGTGAAGTGTTTGGGTGTGGGTGGTTAAGTTTTGATACATGAGCACCTGTTTACGCCCATAACGCGTTCGCCGGCGCAGGAGTCTGCGTGTAAGGACCTGAGGCGCAATGGTCAAAGTGCGGTCATCACGTCTGAGGCCACTTGAGCTCTGGTTTACGCCCATAACGCGTTCGCCAGCCCAGAAACCTGCACATAAGGACCTTGGACGCAATGACCAAAACCCGGTCATTACGTCTGAAGCCGCTTGAGCTCTGGTTTACGCCCATAACGCGCTCCCCGGCGCAGAAACCTGCGTGTAAGGACCTCAGACGCAATGGCCAAAGCCCGGCCATCACGTCTGAGGCCACTTACACTCCGGTTTCTAACCGCGCCGGCTCGCGCTCACCACAAAAAAAGCCGGCGCTTGGCCGGCCAAAAACATGATTGGTTTTTATGAAAGACTAACTGGTGCCGTTTTCTTCCCGGATCGTTGAAACCCGCTGCTAGCTATGTGGGCCCAGACGCCAAGGACATTAGCCGCTAAGTGAAATAGCAGCACCGTCCATGACTCTTCCGGTCCCAAGGTCTCGATACTGTTCGGTCAACTGATAGTTAAGGAAGCGCGAACACCTTAGAACTTTCACCGTTATAGTAGCACGAGAACGACCATTCGTGCAAGCGAAACCGCTTTCGTTACTTTTTCTTCACCTTTTGGGCTTCGTGTTGCCAGCTTTTAAGTTGTTGTTGACGTTGGGCAAGTGCAGCTTCATAGCGACCCGTTGTCTTGGGCTGATAGTATTGTTTATTTTTGAGGTTATCCGGCAGGTATTGTTGTGCCACCCAGCCGTTGGGATAGTTGTGGGGTAGTTTGTATCCTTGCCCGTGGCCCAATTGTTTGGCCCCGCGATAATGTGCATCGCGTAAGTCATCAGGAATCTGACCAGCTTGTCCACTTTCGACGTCAGCTAGTGCCGCATCGATTGCTTTGATGCCAGAGTTGCTTTTTGGTGCCAGACAAAGATCAATGACGGCATCGGCGAGTGGAATCCGTCCTTCTGGTAGACCCAAGCGTTCCGCACTTTGAATCGCGGTTAGTGTTCGACTGGCCGTGGTTGGGTTGGCTAAACCGATGTCTTCATACGCAATGACTAATAGTCGACGCGTAATGCTATTTAAATCACCGATCGCAATTAAACGTGCCAGATAATGCAACGCGGCATTGACATCAGAACCGCGGATGGATTTTTGAAAAGCCGAGATGATGTCATAATGAGCGTCACCATTTGTATCACCGGAAATGGCTGGTTTTTGAAGGCTTTGCTGAATGGTTGTTAAATCAATTGTGATCGTTCCGTCACTTTTAGCAGGCGTAGAGAGTACCGCGAGCTCAAGACCATTGAGCGCCGCCCGTAAATCACCATTAGTGGTGTGGGTCAGGTAATCGCGTGCTTCTGGCGTTAAATCAACTTGATACTTACCTAGTCCGCGTTTGTTATCTGCAAGGGCGCGGTCAATGGCGGTTGAAATATCGGTTGGGGTTAGTGGCTTGACTTGAAAAATCTGAGTTCTGCTGCGAATGGCCGGTTGGATGTTCATATACGGATTTTCGGTCGTGGCCCCAATGAGAACGATGCGCCCACTTTCTAATAGTGGTAATAGAAAATCCTGCTTGGTTTTGTCCAATCGATGAATTTCATCGAGCAACAGAATCACGGTTCCGCTCATCTTGGCTTCTTCGGCAACAATTTGCAGATCTTTTTTGGTATCGGTAGCGGCATTT harbors:
- a CDS encoding universal stress protein codes for the protein MLQQYQHILVAIDGSYEAELAFKKAVAVAKRNQAELILIHIVDTRAFQNVSSFDSAMVEQVTENAKTTMEGYVDQAKKAGLEKVSFSIEYGAPKTIIARDIPKAKNIDLIMIGATGLNAVERLLIGSVTEYVTRNALCDVLVVRTDLSNKPALASTKKPTPHEPND
- a CDS encoding replication-associated recombination protein A, encoding MQQPLAFRMRPQNLDEVVGQQELVGPGRIIRRMVSAHRLSSMILYGPPGTGKTSIASAIAGSTKYAFRILNAATDTKKDLQIVAEEAKMSGTVILLLDEIHRLDKTKQDFLLPLLESGRIVLIGATTENPYMNIQPAIRSRTQIFQVKPLTPTDISTAIDRALADNKRGLGKYQVDLTPEARDYLTHTTNGDLRAALNGLELAVLSTPAKSDGTITIDLTTIQQSLQKPAISGDTNGDAHYDIISAFQKSIRGSDVNAALHYLARLIAIGDLNSITRRLLVIAYEDIGLANPTTASRTLTAIQSAERLGLPEGRIPLADAVIDLCLAPKSNSGIKAIDAALADVESGQAGQIPDDLRDAHYRGAKQLGHGQGYKLPHNYPNGWVAQQYLPDNLKNKQYYQPKTTGRYEAALAQRQQQLKSWQHEAQKVKKK
- a CDS encoding helix-turn-helix domain-containing protein, whose translation is MRKEQQTLRILGDKVRYYRKLKGLSQAELAANICTQATISLIEKRNKVPSMNILMRLISRLGIQLDDIVVEHHDRAQQMLNAIDYQIHHHQYAIAADNLSKIRFEKIKNEDDQKRYYYYQGIVELFKNNAPDESIYFFGRVLSPLVNSERDLYGILATLGLGLAYADKHTFDRSRVYIDQALRMLKHVPLSDSKYLDIELTIYWHIARVYYELSDFKAVLKYADHGIREAVKHDKLFLLDELFTLKARAMKLLGDPQADKIYQIAIAFAEVSGSTTLAAGLSAEMAAQKPNIETA